The window ATCACTGGTGTTGTATAAAAACAGCGCTACACAACAAAAGTAGTGATTTGATGAGCTTGTTGTGGCTGTGTCAAAGGGCCAGGAGTACACAGGTCAGACCTTGGCAGAGTTGTCCTTGGAGGCACTGATGAACATAGTGAGGTCCACCGATGTCTGGATGTCATTGATCTGCTTGGTGTGCTCCTTGGCCTTCTTCAAGATATCTCCAGACTGTCAATCAATACAACAGGCACAACATTCAACTTTGATGATCAGGaacactcctcctcttctttgtaTACTTCAATACACTTAATCACAATATATTCATACAGTACGGATATACAGTTCccagacagacagtgtgtgtccAACCTTAGCGCTGAACTGGTTGATCTCTCCGTTCTCATGGCCGGCAATGACAAACTCTCCCAGAGGTCCCCACACAGCGCTGGTAATTTTGTGGTCGCTGCACGGTATCGACAGGTAGGGCTGGTTGTCCTCTGCAgtaaaagagggagagacagtcTTGTCATACCACTGAGGGGAGACCtgctgaaaaatattttctcactgtCGGAAGGTAAACACATGAATGTGTCCTGGGCCACAATGATGGGTCACCTACTCAGCTAACATCCTCTGTATGAGTAGACTACACATGAAACAGGCTGTCTGATTCCCATTTGGTTCATCATAATGCAAACTATGTGTTTGGGCTCTCTTACCTGCCAGGATATGCAGCAGATGTTTGGGAACACActgtctgttttaattaatttcaccACTGAACATGTAACTGCAATATtcccagactcccttaaaaaatctcacaaattcttaattatttggGCATTCTGATAAATTCGGCAAATGTTACACATTTAGTtatttgtgtaaaaacaaactacaacaCATTTGGCTGTTCCAAAAGGAAAgttgtgcatgtttatttgcATATCAAGCGGGGAAGTTgtgatcaaatcaaaatgaagtATAATGCCAGGTGTGAACTGACATACTCTGTCCTCCTAGGATTGGACCACCCATGACAAGGAGCTACTTCATGTTCCAAATCAGAGCCACGAGTTCTGACTTAATAGCAACTGATAACATGAAGGGGAGTGTGTGCAATCATAACTATGTGATTTGACAAGTTTTACGAGGATGAGATCAAATTTATTCAGTGCACatttaacaaattaattaaCCCAGACAAAGGCTGCTAAAAGTTGGATGCAGGTGGCATGTGTCCGTAGTCCAGTTAACAATTTCCTGGTGAACAAATGAAAGTGGCACCTGACTAAAAGAGGTCTGTGTGCATTGTGTGGTGTGTACCAATCTGCTGTGGATCCCTCAGGTCAAAGAAGTTCAGGTAGCACTGGTAACCCATCTGCTTGTCTGTGGAGAACATGATGATGTTGCCGCTGAAGTCGAAACCGCACGTCCTGACAGCGGAGTTGGTGTGGAGCAGGGCGAGCTGCTTACCTACGCAGCACAGAGGGACGGAGGCACAAGGGTTAGTCCATGTAAGACTGACAATGCCAAACTGCTGCTTGAACTAGGGAATTTAAACTCTGATGCTGAAATCTGAACTTTCACAGTGAAGCTAGTTTTTACCCACCGGTCTCACAGTCCCACAGTCGACAGCTGTTGTCTGCTGATCCCGTCAATACGTTTTTAGTGTCCCCTGAGAGAAACGTTAAGGAGCCCAACGTGTATAACAGCTAGCACAGCATCACATGAATATAAGATAACCCATTATATTGTttgggaaaaaacaacaacataaacaagTGTATTTCTTGAAGAAGGATACAGTCACAGTCAACACACCACACAGCTCCTGTGTGTCCATTGTAGGTGCCAAGCCTCTCGCCATTGACAGAGTACCACACGTTGGCTACCTACAGTGGGAGACATTACAACAGATGAAGTCAGTAAGTTAATAGCAAACTTACATGTGCAGTAATACGATGACAGCAGAAGGCAGAGGACATCTGAATAACTGTCATCTCACCGTGTCTTTAGCTACAGAGAAGAGCAGGTCTCCTTCTCTGTTGTACTTGATTTGAGTGATGGACCTCTCATGGCCCTGGAGCAGGATGGGTTTCTGTGGAGAGGAGTGCACATCAGCGTCCGGCCAGTCTTACCGATATAGAAAAGACCTTCACTAGAGGTAACAAtagttttgttttccactgagCCACTTAATGAAGTGTTCTGACGTTTTTAAATAGGGAAACATGAAGTGATAGTTGTCTGTGATAACAAGCCAGATATTTACCTATTTATCTTTACATACATGGTATAGCTGCACAGCTCTCTACCCTGTTGTCAGCGGTCGGTGAATCATCCTGCATCACCCACATAATACAGCTAACAGTAGCTAGCATTTATGTTAACGTTGGCTAATTtaaaagctaacgttagctgtatAGCTAGGTATGCTAGCTAAACTGGAGCTAAACAGTCTCAGCTAGAGAACGAGAGGCATTCAGGGCAAGCTAAAACTCAAAGCAGACTGTCACTACAGTTGATACTAACCATTTTTCTCAGCTAGGTGCTGCCACTCGGTCCAGTATATTCACTACGCCTCCCGCTAAGAGAGAAAAGATTAACACTCGTGTTCCAGGCGCCTGAGCCGCGGCGGAAGAGGAAGGTGACGTACTTCTTGTGTCAAAAGGCAAGGTGGCGTTAGAGCGCCCTCTAACGGCAGTACTCTACTCCCGCACGTAG of the Chelmon rostratus isolate fCheRos1 chromosome 16, fCheRos1.pri, whole genome shotgun sequence genome contains:
- the eif3i gene encoding eukaryotic translation initiation factor 3 subunit I — translated: MKPILLQGHERSITQIKYNREGDLLFSVAKDTVANVWYSVNGERLGTYNGHTGAVWCVDCDWDTKNVLTGSADNSCRLWDCETGKQLALLHTNSAVRTCGFDFSGNIIMFSTDKQMGYQCYLNFFDLRDPQQIEDNQPYLSIPCSDHKITSAVWGPLGEFVIAGHENGEINQFSAKSGDILKKAKEHTKQINDIQTSVDLTMFISASKDNSAKLFDSTSLDHIKTFKTERPVNSAAISPIMDHVVMGGGQEAMEVTTTSTRIGKFEARFFHAAYEEEFGRVKGHFGPINCVAFHPDGKSYSSGGEDGYVRIHYFDPQYFDFELEA